In Citrus sinensis cultivar Valencia sweet orange chromosome 2, DVS_A1.0, whole genome shotgun sequence, a single genomic region encodes these proteins:
- the LOC102608213 gene encoding UPF0481 protein At3g47200-like, whose protein sequence is MLAMDERVDEHVPVEIEKLADSSSTVNTGATEKAMAHEDENEHVPIDMKKLADSLSGKLETLPPLSTKCSIYRVAEPRRCSNPSHYTPQMVSIGPFHHGKEELQPMEEHKRRYLKCFLQRTKVSMARFLTLIKEREAELRDCYAETIHNLGSDEFVTMVLVDAVFLIEFFLRFCESDWRTDDDRIFTKTKLFLVIRYDFWLLENQLPLEISLLTITISWFRADLSGFLPIEEKLFENHFSKAAHFLDLFMLCLQPSQSRAPLQLKYPTVPGAKELHQAGVKFKAGSSKNLLDIKFEKGILEIPFIPVYEKTELLCRNLLAFEWLHDYTPYFNDYIIMIGWLITAPKDAELLFENEIVGLSEELPTMFGNLSKDCTLVLDGFLYSGLLADLYIYRKSPWHKWKATLKQNYFNTPRASISVIAAVILLLLTVTQTVCSLVAL, encoded by the exons atgctGGCCATGGATGAGAGGGTGGACGAGCATGTACCCGTCGAAATAGAGAAGCTAGCCGATTCTTCATCCACAGTTAATACAGGGGCTACCGAAAAAGCAAT GGCGCATGAGGACGAGAACGAGCATGTGCCGATTGATATGAAGAAGTTAGCCGATTCTTTGAGTGGGAAGTTGGAGACCCTGCCTCCATTGTCTACAAAGTGTTCCATCTACAGAGTTGCTGAGCCCAGGCGGTGTTCAAATCCGAGTCATTACACTCCACAAATGGTTTCAATTGGCCCTTTTCATCATGGTAAGGAAGAGCTACAACCCATGGAAGAGCATAAACGAAGATACCTAAAATGCTTTCTTCAAAGAACAAAGGTATCCATGGCACGTTTCCTTACACTTATAAAGGAGAGGGAAGCAGAATTGCGCGATTGTTATGCTGAAACAATTCACAATCTCGGAAGCGATGAGTTTGTAACAATGGTTTTAGTGGATGCTGTCTTTCTCATTGAGTTCTTTCTGAGATTTTGTGAATCTGATTGGAGAACTGATGATGATCGcatttttacaaaaacaaagtTGTTTTTGGTTATTCGATATGACTTTTGGCTGCTAGAAAATCAGCTTCCATT AGAAATTTCCTTGCTCACAATAACCATTTCCTGGTTCCGGGCAGATTTGTCTGGCTTTCTCCCGATAGAGGAGAAACTGTTTGAAAACCACTTTTCAAAAGCTGCACATTTTCTTGATCTGTTTATGCTGTGCCTTCAGCCATCTCAGTCGCGTGCTCCACTTCAATTGAAATATCCAACCGTACCTGGTGCGAAGGAACTTCACCAAGCTGGAGTCAAGTTTAAAGCAGGGTCAAGCAAAAATCTACTTGatatcaaatttgaaaaaggaaTTCTTGAAATTCCATTTATTCCGGTATACGAAAAGACAGAGCTTTTATGCAGAAATCTTCTAGCTTTCGAGTGGCTGCATGACTACACCCCATACTTTAATGACTATATAATAATGATTGGGTGGCTCATCACCGCTCCAAAAGACGCGGAATTActctttgaaaatgaaattgttgGGCTTTCTGAAGAACTCCCGACTATGTTTGGAAACCTTTCAAAAGACTGTACGCTGGTTTTGGATGGATTCCTTTACTCTGGTCTTCTTGCTGATCTATATATCTATCGCAAATCACCATGGCACAAGTGGAAGGCAACCTTGAAGCAAAACTATTTCAACACTCCACGGGCGTCTATCTCTGTAATTGCAGCTGTTATTCTCCTTCTACTCACTGTCACGCAAACAGTTTGTTCCCTCGTTGCATTGTag
- the LOC102607919 gene encoding peroxidase A2, with amino-acid sequence MSWFRITTIFLFLALMFGASNAQLSSTFYATTCPNVSSIVRGVVEQARNNDARIGARLIRVHFHDCFVNGCDGSLLLDDSAPGGIQSEKNGNPNLSTGGYEVVDDIKTALENVCPGVVSCADILAIASQILVSLDGGPTWQVQLGRRDSRTANLAGTSGIPLGNETLDRISEKFRAVGLDDPTDLVALSGAHTFGRARCVAFRNRLFNFDGAGNPDPTIDPTYLQTLRQNCPQGGNGNALVDLDPTTADGFDNNYFTNLQNNRGLLTSDQVLFSTTGAKTVAIVNRFANSQTDFFDTFGQAMIKMGNIRPLTGNNGEIRSNCRRINSN; translated from the exons atgtCTTGGTTTCGAATTACAactatttttctctttcttgctTTAATGTTTGGAGCATCTAATGCCCAATTGAGCTCAACATTTTATGCTACCACATGCCCTAATGTGTCAAGCATTGTACGCGGTGTTGTAGAGCAAGCTCGAAACAATGATGCCCGAATTGGCGCCAGACTCATTCGTGTCCACTTCCATGATTGCTTTGTTAAT GGCTGTGATGGGTCACTTTTGCTTGATGATTCAGCCCCCGGTGGCATACAGAGCGAGAAAAATGGAAACCCCAACCTATCAACCGGCGGGTATGAAGTAGTTGATGACATCAAAACTGCACTAGAGAACGTTTGCCCCGGTGTCGTCTCCTGTGCTGATATCTTGGCCATTGCATCTCAAATCTTGGTTTCTTTG GACGGAGGTCCAACGTGGCAAGTGCAGCTAGGAAGGAGAGATAGCAGGACTGCAAATCTAGCTGGGACTTCAGGCATTCCACTCGGCAATGAAACCCTCGATCGAATTTCTGAAAAGTTCAGAGCTGTAGGACTTGATGATCCGACTGACCTAGTTGCTTTATCAG GTGCACATACATTTGGACGTGCTCGGTGTGTAGCATTCAGGAACCGTCTGTTCAATTTCGACGGGGCCGGAAACCCTGATCCGACCATAGATCCGACGTATCTTCAAACCCTCCGCCAAAATTGCCCGCAAGGCGGCAATGGCAATGCCTTAGTCGATCTTGATCCGACGACGGCTGATGGTTTTGACAATAACTATTTTACAAATCTTCAAAACAACCGAGGGCTTCTTACATCTGATCAAGTTTTGTTCTCTACAACTGGCGCTAAGACTGTTGCCATTGTCAACCGCTTCGCTAATAGCCAAACGGACTTTTTTGATACTTTTGGGCAAGCAATGATCAAAATGGGAAATATAAGGCCATTGACTGGGAATAATGGTGAGATTAGGTCCAATTGCAGGAGgatcaattcaaattaa